From one Zhongshania sp. R06B22 genomic stretch:
- a CDS encoding cytochrome c oxidase assembly protein — translation MANQADKKTTILSIKLLGLAIIMFVFAMWVMPPLYDALCEVLGINGKTTGDQYTVIDSQIDTSRIVKVQFVAQNNEQMPWEFAPNTSQVEVHPGASSHVTFFAKNTQNRFMVSQAIPSIVPSRAAQYFHKTECFCFNQQPLAAGKDADLPLQFIIDRDLPEDIHVITLSYTIFDVTEMAAKQDSVASSSK, via the coding sequence ATGGCGAATCAAGCAGATAAAAAGACCACGATACTCAGCATTAAATTGTTGGGCTTGGCTATTATTATGTTTGTGTTCGCCATGTGGGTAATGCCCCCGCTTTACGATGCTTTGTGTGAAGTGTTGGGCATTAACGGTAAGACGACTGGTGATCAATACACCGTTATAGATAGCCAGATCGATACAAGCCGAATTGTGAAAGTGCAATTTGTCGCGCAAAACAACGAGCAGATGCCTTGGGAATTTGCGCCGAATACCAGCCAGGTTGAAGTCCATCCTGGCGCGTCCAGCCATGTCACCTTTTTTGCGAAAAATACGCAAAACCGGTTTATGGTGTCGCAGGCTATTCCAAGTATTGTTCCTTCTCGCGCGGCCCAGTATTTTCATAAAACGGAGTGTTTTTGTTTTAATCAGCAGCCCTTGGCTGCGGGCAAAGACGCCGATCTGCCGCTACAATTTATAATAGATCGTGACTTACCCGAAGATATCCACGTTATTACCTTATCGTACACAATTTTTGACGTAACCGAGATGGCCGCAAAACAGGATTCTGTGGCGTCGTCATCGAAATAG
- a CDS encoding iron chelate uptake ABC transporter family permease subunit produces MTDILLNALIAGLLVAALCGPLGALVTWQRMAYYGDTLAHSALLGLALGLALQVNLQYSVLFICLLIATILFALQWWRNIALDSLLGILSHSSLALGLVCLSFLDNQQLDLNAFLFGDLLAIMREDLISLAVICGLILALLLRYWPALVAITAHAELAEIEGLPIKRLRLLMMLMVAATVAVAMKIVGVLLITAMLIIPASAAARFARSPEQAAILAMICGAIAVICGLAGAWYWDTPAGPSIVLGAGVLFILGQLAPSYRRD; encoded by the coding sequence ATGACTGACATATTACTCAATGCATTAATCGCCGGCCTACTAGTAGCTGCATTGTGCGGTCCACTTGGGGCGCTGGTGACTTGGCAGCGCATGGCGTACTACGGCGACACGCTCGCTCACTCAGCACTACTTGGCCTCGCCCTAGGCTTGGCGCTACAAGTGAATTTACAGTACAGCGTGCTCTTCATCTGCCTGTTAATCGCCACCATTCTGTTTGCTCTGCAGTGGTGGCGAAACATTGCACTGGACAGCCTCCTCGGCATCTTATCTCACAGCAGTTTGGCTCTAGGCTTGGTCTGCCTGTCTTTTTTAGACAATCAACAATTGGATTTAAACGCCTTTTTGTTCGGCGATTTGCTTGCCATTATGCGCGAAGACTTAATCAGTCTCGCGGTAATCTGCGGCCTTATTTTAGCGCTACTGCTGCGATATTGGCCGGCGCTAGTAGCCATCACCGCACACGCCGAACTGGCGGAAATTGAAGGTTTGCCAATAAAGCGACTGCGATTGCTGATGATGCTGATGGTGGCGGCAACGGTGGCGGTGGCCATGAAAATAGTAGGGGTATTGCTGATTACCGCAATGCTGATTATTCCCGCTTCTGCAGCGGCGCGCTTTGCCCGCAGTCCCGAACAGGCCGCGATTCTGGCCATGATATGCGGCGCCATTGCTGTTATTTGTGGCTTAGCCGGCGCATGGTATTGGGACACGCCGGCGGGGCCGAGCATTGTCTTGGGAGCAGGGGTTTTGTTTATACTAGGGCAGCTGGCACCGAGCTATCGACGCGATTAA
- a CDS encoding DUF2909 domain-containing protein: protein MWLKIVIIVLFIALVISLFSGLFFLIQDRGTTMRTWQSLKVRLIIAALLMSFLFYGVFTGKLGSKAPWDQRHLDSGETSQQTP from the coding sequence ATGTGGTTAAAGATTGTCATAATCGTGCTGTTTATCGCACTCGTCATCAGCCTATTTAGTGGGCTGTTCTTCTTAATACAAGATCGTGGTACTACCATGCGAACGTGGCAATCGCTAAAGGTTCGCTTGATTATCGCAGCACTGTTGATGAGTTTTCTGTTTTACGGCGTGTTTACTGGAAAACTCGGATCTAAGGCGCCTTGGGATCAACGTCATCTAGACTCAGGGGAAACTAGCCAGCAAACACCATAG
- a CDS encoding cytochrome c oxidase subunit 3 produces MAGQSNTGHETYYVPDSSKLAISASIGMTTIVYGAASVINDSTYRAGEETNSSFVLFAGLAWLAVTLWVWFSTAIRENRAGMNSAQLKRSYVIGMQWFIFSEVMFFAAFFGALFYIRNLSAPWLAGEGDGAMNALLWPGFEYTWPLLETPQDAIGGVKAQAAAGHLANNGEFVGAENGLSFPGFANIFHWLPLYNTLILLTSSFTCHIAHMGIKQNDRKKFNLWLFVTVALGCIFLYVQYLEYHEALFEYGIRLNSGVYGTTFFMLTGFHGFHVAMGTFMLLVQWLRSKTKGHFSAEDQFGFEASSWYWHFVDVVWVFLFLFVYII; encoded by the coding sequence ATGGCGGGTCAAAGCAATACAGGGCACGAAACATACTATGTGCCCGACAGTAGTAAGCTTGCTATCAGTGCTTCGATAGGCATGACAACCATCGTTTATGGTGCGGCAAGTGTCATTAATGACAGCACTTATCGCGCAGGCGAGGAGACTAATTCCAGCTTTGTTTTATTTGCTGGTTTAGCGTGGCTTGCAGTGACTCTGTGGGTTTGGTTTAGCACGGCGATTCGTGAAAACCGTGCAGGCATGAACAGTGCCCAGCTTAAGCGATCCTACGTGATTGGTATGCAGTGGTTTATTTTCTCCGAAGTGATGTTTTTTGCGGCCTTCTTTGGTGCCTTGTTCTATATCCGTAATTTGTCCGCGCCGTGGTTGGCCGGTGAAGGTGATGGCGCTATGAATGCGTTATTGTGGCCTGGTTTTGAATACACTTGGCCCCTTTTAGAGACACCGCAAGACGCGATTGGCGGTGTAAAGGCGCAGGCTGCAGCGGGACATTTAGCGAACAACGGCGAGTTTGTTGGTGCTGAAAATGGTCTGTCCTTCCCTGGTTTTGCCAATATTTTCCACTGGTTACCTTTGTACAATACCCTCATTCTGCTGACATCTAGTTTCACGTGTCATATTGCCCACATGGGCATCAAGCAGAATGATCGCAAGAAATTCAATTTGTGGTTGTTTGTGACTGTAGCCCTAGGTTGTATCTTCTTGTACGTACAGTACTTGGAATACCACGAAGCGCTTTTTGAATATGGTATTCGCCTGAACAGCGGTGTTTACGGCACCACTTTCTTCATGTTGACCGGTTTCCACGGCTTTCACGTGGCAATGGGTACCTTCATGTTATTAGTGCAGTGGTTGCGTTCCAAAACCAAGGGCCACTTCTCTGCTGAAGATCAGTTCGGTTTTGAAGCATCATCTTGGTACTGGCACTTTGTCGACGTGGTATGGGTGTTCTTGTTCTTGTTCGTTTATATTATTTAA
- a CDS encoding COX15/CtaA family protein yields MALFNTPENRKAGFRLTLTACLVAVIVLGMGVFTRLADAGLGCPDWPMCYGHVLWPSADHEVERANEAYPDMPVEHDKTWPEMIHRHLAASLGLFTIAILAFSLRSREPGQPVKLPAFILAFIILQGMFGMWTVTLKLWPQVVTAHLLGGFTTISLLWLLTLRLNNMRWQIPAIDEAKLRSIRPLAVIGLLIVLMQIALGGWTTSNYADIACPDFPTCQGEWLPPMNFAEGFNITQHIGPNYLGGTMDNAARVAIHFSHRLGAIVTAAYLVFLCVSLYRLKLPAAKTLAHVILTVLAVQVSLGISNVVFQFPISVAVAHNLVGALLLLTQVTTIYLIFTAAVNRGGIRV; encoded by the coding sequence ATGGCTTTATTTAACACGCCAGAAAATCGTAAAGCAGGTTTTCGTCTCACTTTAACTGCATGTTTAGTCGCGGTAATTGTTTTAGGGATGGGCGTTTTCACCCGTCTGGCGGATGCTGGTTTAGGGTGCCCTGATTGGCCGATGTGTTACGGGCACGTATTGTGGCCCAGCGCCGATCACGAAGTTGAGCGCGCTAATGAGGCATATCCAGACATGCCAGTTGAGCACGATAAAACTTGGCCTGAAATGATCCACCGCCATTTAGCGGCGAGCTTAGGTCTTTTTACTATCGCTATATTGGCATTTTCGCTGCGTAGCCGAGAGCCAGGCCAACCTGTTAAGCTGCCCGCGTTTATCCTTGCCTTCATCATTCTGCAGGGAATGTTTGGTATGTGGACGGTGACCCTCAAATTGTGGCCTCAAGTGGTGACAGCACATCTTCTTGGGGGCTTCACTACCATTAGCTTATTATGGCTGCTCACTTTGCGACTCAATAATATGCGTTGGCAAATTCCCGCTATTGATGAAGCGAAGTTAAGGTCGATTCGACCACTGGCCGTTATTGGCTTGTTGATTGTGCTTATGCAGATTGCCTTGGGCGGTTGGACCACGTCGAATTACGCAGATATTGCCTGTCCTGATTTTCCGACATGCCAGGGAGAATGGCTACCCCCCATGAATTTTGCGGAAGGCTTCAATATTACTCAGCATATTGGACCTAATTATTTGGGAGGCACGATGGATAACGCCGCCCGCGTCGCTATCCACTTTAGCCACCGTCTTGGCGCTATTGTTACCGCGGCGTATTTAGTATTTCTATGTGTAAGTTTGTACCGCCTTAAACTGCCGGCCGCTAAGACCCTAGCCCATGTGATTCTGACTGTACTTGCTGTCCAGGTGAGCTTGGGTATCAGCAATGTCGTGTTTCAGTTTCCTATCAGTGTGGCGGTAGCGCACAATTTAGTCGGGGCCTTGCTGTTACTGACGCAGGTCACCACCATTTATCTGATCTTTACGGCGGCGGTAAACCGCGGGGGAATTCGAGTATGA
- a CDS encoding SCO family protein, translating into MTEETQQSTTAKRNRGIRLTVLAIVSVGIILVSGFFYSFTRARVMTAEELKSQGAYLYENPRTLPNFTLENDRGERVTPSTFQGQWNLVFFGFTYCPDICPTTLAQLKAFYQELDPEVQADTQVWLASVDPARDTPEQLHSYLDFFHPAFRGITGDFLEIHRFATSLNIPFTKVPGGGSNYLVEHSANVALVNPKGHSVGFLKAPLELSKMKRAYLSIRQYY; encoded by the coding sequence ATGACAGAAGAAACCCAGCAAAGCACAACGGCAAAGCGTAATCGCGGTATACGCTTAACCGTACTGGCTATCGTATCTGTTGGAATTATCTTGGTGAGTGGATTTTTTTACTCCTTCACGCGGGCCAGAGTCATGACCGCTGAGGAGTTAAAATCTCAGGGGGCCTATCTCTACGAAAATCCGCGCACCCTCCCTAATTTTACTTTGGAAAACGATCGGGGTGAGCGCGTTACGCCCTCAACTTTTCAGGGCCAGTGGAATTTAGTGTTTTTTGGCTTCACTTATTGCCCAGACATCTGCCCGACAACGCTTGCGCAATTAAAAGCGTTCTATCAGGAGTTGGACCCTGAGGTGCAGGCGGATACTCAAGTTTGGTTGGCGAGCGTTGATCCTGCCCGCGATACACCAGAGCAATTACATAGCTATTTGGATTTCTTTCATCCCGCCTTTCGTGGCATTACGGGTGACTTTTTGGAAATTCACCGCTTTGCGACCTCACTAAATATTCCCTTTACCAAGGTCCCCGGTGGAGGCAGTAATTATTTGGTTGAGCACAGCGCCAATGTCGCCTTGGTGAATCCCAAAGGCCATTCGGTTGGTTTTTTGAAGGCGCCCTTAGAGCTTAGTAAAATGAAGCGCGCCTACTTATCTATTCGGCAATATTATTAA
- the ctaD gene encoding cytochrome c oxidase subunit I codes for MGAHHGPAKGLTRWLFTTNHKDIGTMYLWFSFAMFLLGGSFAMIIRAELFQPGLQIVQPEFFNQMTTMHGLVMVFGAIMPAFVGLANWMIPLMIGAPDMALPRMNNWSFWILPPTFLLLASTLFMEGGGPNFGWTFYAPLSTTYAPPSVTFFIFAVHAMGISSIMGSINIIATVVNMRAPGMTYMKMPMFVWTWLITAFLLVAVMPVLAGAVTMMLMDIHFGTSFFNAAGGGDPVLFQHVFWFFGHPEVYIIILPAFGVVSEVIPTFSRKPLFGYDSMVYATSSIAFLSFIVWAHHMYTVGMPIAGELFFMYATMLIAVPTAAKVFNWITTMFKGSITLETPMLFAIAKVFLFTIGGFSGLMLAIAPADFQYHDSYFVVAHFHYTMVAGAIFALSAAVYYWIPKWTGKMYNETMGKAHFWISFVGFNLTFFPQHFVGLAGMPRRIPDYNLMFADFNMMSSIGAFIYGGSQLLFLFNIVRTITHGKPVSDPKVWEGGTTLEWTVPTPAPYHTFTTPPELK; via the coding sequence ATGGGTGCTCATCACGGACCTGCTAAAGGTTTAACTAGGTGGTTATTTACCACCAACCACAAAGACATCGGTACGATGTATCTGTGGTTCAGCTTTGCGATGTTTTTGCTTGGCGGCTCGTTCGCCATGATCATTCGCGCTGAATTGTTTCAGCCAGGCTTACAAATAGTACAGCCTGAGTTCTTTAACCAAATGACGACCATGCATGGTTTAGTCATGGTTTTCGGTGCCATTATGCCGGCCTTTGTTGGCTTGGCTAACTGGATGATTCCATTGATGATTGGCGCGCCTGATATGGCGTTGCCGCGCATGAACAACTGGTCATTCTGGATTCTGCCACCAACGTTTTTGTTGCTGGCTTCTACCCTCTTTATGGAAGGTGGTGGTCCAAACTTTGGCTGGACGTTCTATGCACCGTTGTCGACAACGTATGCACCACCAAGTGTGACCTTCTTTATATTTGCGGTTCACGCCATGGGTATATCGTCGATCATGGGTTCGATTAACATCATTGCTACTGTAGTAAACATGCGCGCGCCTGGCATGACTTACATGAAAATGCCGATGTTTGTATGGACTTGGTTGATTACTGCGTTCTTGTTAGTGGCGGTAATGCCGGTACTGGCGGGTGCAGTAACCATGATGTTGATGGATATTCACTTCGGTACCAGCTTCTTTAATGCTGCCGGTGGTGGCGACCCAGTATTGTTCCAGCACGTGTTCTGGTTCTTTGGTCACCCAGAAGTGTATATCATCATTCTGCCAGCATTTGGGGTCGTGTCAGAGGTTATTCCAACCTTCTCTCGCAAACCTTTGTTCGGTTACGACTCAATGGTTTACGCAACATCGTCAATCGCTTTCTTGTCGTTTATCGTATGGGCTCACCATATGTACACGGTAGGTATGCCGATTGCAGGCGAACTGTTCTTTATGTACGCCACCATGTTAATTGCAGTGCCAACGGCGGCCAAGGTGTTCAACTGGATCACCACCATGTTCAAGGGCTCTATTACCTTGGAAACGCCAATGCTATTTGCGATTGCTAAGGTGTTCTTGTTCACCATCGGTGGTTTCTCCGGCTTGATGCTTGCTATTGCGCCTGCGGATTTCCAATACCACGATAGTTACTTTGTTGTAGCCCATTTCCACTACACCATGGTTGCGGGTGCGATCTTTGCGCTGTCTGCTGCTGTGTACTACTGGATTCCAAAGTGGACTGGCAAAATGTACAACGAGACCATGGGTAAAGCCCATTTCTGGATCTCGTTCGTTGGTTTTAACCTGACTTTCTTCCCGCAGCACTTTGTGGGTCTAGCAGGTATGCCGCGTCGTATTCCTGATTACAATCTGATGTTTGCTGACTTCAATATGATGTCATCCATTGGTGCGTTTATTTACGGTGGTAGCCAGCTGTTGTTCTTGTTCAATATCGTTAGAACAATTACTCACGGCAAGCCGGTCAGCGATCCGAAAGTCTGGGAAGGTGGTACAACTTTGGAGTGGACAGTGCCAACGCCTGCGCCATACCACACCTTTACAACGCCTCCAGAATTGAAGTGA
- a CDS encoding SURF1 family protein produces MVAQRTRFQWQLDWKSALAIILILPVLVSLGFWQLQRADQKKVLLADFEERRLLPALSITTLDNYPNYRPVYASGEFDASRYWLLDNRIFRGRFGYEIMAVFNLSDGGALLVNRGWIAGDASRRTLPAVSIPEGVVTITGELYRSEEKNFSLGTELHTTWPRRQQWLDIDTERKEFPEILPVSLRLDASSVGALQTERLVVNVSPAKHTGYAVQWFAMALALAIIFIFRNTNLMELRKLRKGEENKDL; encoded by the coding sequence ATGGTGGCGCAGCGGACTAGATTTCAATGGCAGCTAGATTGGAAGTCGGCCCTCGCTATTATCTTGATACTGCCAGTGTTAGTGAGTCTTGGTTTCTGGCAGTTGCAGCGCGCAGATCAAAAAAAGGTACTGCTCGCCGATTTTGAAGAACGTCGGCTATTACCCGCACTAAGCATTACAACGCTAGATAACTACCCTAATTATCGCCCGGTATATGCAAGCGGTGAATTTGATGCCAGCCGATATTGGTTATTAGACAATCGAATTTTTCGCGGCCGATTCGGTTATGAGATAATGGCTGTCTTTAATCTCAGTGATGGTGGTGCTTTGCTGGTTAATCGGGGATGGATTGCGGGCGATGCCTCTCGTCGGACCTTGCCTGCGGTGTCGATTCCCGAGGGTGTGGTGACGATTACGGGTGAGTTATATCGCAGCGAAGAGAAAAACTTCAGTTTGGGGACCGAGCTTCATACCACTTGGCCGCGTCGTCAGCAGTGGTTAGATATTGATACTGAGAGAAAGGAATTTCCCGAGATTCTACCGGTTAGTCTGCGGCTTGATGCTAGCAGTGTGGGGGCATTGCAGACTGAGCGACTCGTCGTTAATGTGTCGCCTGCAAAGCATACAGGGTACGCCGTGCAGTGGTTTGCCATGGCGCTGGCTTTGGCCATTATTTTCATTTTTCGTAATACAAATCTAATGGAGCTACGTAAGCTTCGTAAGGGTGAAGAGAACAAAGACCTATGA
- the cyoE gene encoding heme o synthase gives MTQPRAESASWRDYYELCKPNVVLLMLLTSVIGMFMSVPGMVPWEALVFGNIGIGLCAGAAAAVNHLVDSRIDLVMARTHNRPIAQGRVKTRDAAIFAAAIGSLGMAVLLIKVNALTAWLTFASLLGYAVVYTLFLKRATPQNIVIGGIAGAAPPLLGWTAVTNQVDGHALLLVLIIFIWTPPHFWALAIHRRDDYAKVGIPMLPVTHGIGYTKLHTLLYTVLLFVVTLLPFATGMSGSLYLLGAVCLGSGFLYWAIVLMRGNNPDAPMATFKYSIIYLMALFMIMLLDHYLLPATTIFEVSY, from the coding sequence ATGACGCAGCCACGGGCCGAGTCAGCGAGCTGGCGAGACTATTACGAACTGTGTAAGCCCAATGTGGTACTGCTGATGTTGTTGACCTCGGTTATTGGCATGTTTATGTCGGTGCCGGGTATGGTGCCATGGGAGGCGCTAGTTTTTGGCAATATTGGTATTGGTTTATGTGCGGGTGCGGCCGCGGCGGTCAATCACTTGGTGGACAGTCGCATAGATTTGGTGATGGCGCGTACGCATAATCGCCCGATTGCTCAAGGTCGAGTGAAGACTCGTGATGCAGCGATATTTGCGGCTGCGATCGGTAGTCTAGGCATGGCGGTGTTGCTGATTAAGGTAAATGCCTTAACTGCATGGTTAACGTTCGCTTCTCTGCTCGGTTATGCGGTGGTTTATACCCTATTCTTAAAGCGCGCAACGCCACAGAATATCGTTATCGGTGGAATTGCGGGTGCAGCGCCGCCCTTATTGGGTTGGACTGCGGTTACTAATCAGGTAGACGGTCATGCGCTTTTACTGGTACTGATAATCTTTATTTGGACACCACCCCATTTTTGGGCTCTGGCTATTCACCGTCGCGATGACTACGCCAAAGTAGGCATTCCCATGTTGCCTGTGACCCACGGAATTGGTTATACCAAACTGCATACCTTGCTTTATACGGTATTGTTATTTGTTGTTACCCTGCTGCCGTTTGCAACCGGTATGAGTGGATCTTTGTATTTGCTCGGCGCCGTGTGTCTCGGTTCGGGCTTTCTTTACTGGGCGATCGTGTTGATGCGTGGCAATAATCCAGATGCGCCAATGGCAACATTTAAATACTCCATTATCTACTTGATGGCATTGTTTATGATCATGTTGCTTGATCACTATTTACTGCCGGCAACGACTATTTTTGAGGTTAGTTACTGA
- the coxB gene encoding cytochrome c oxidase subunit II translates to MYLEAKRLLKLALSPVLMLLSLFSTGAWAEQVERWQTNMTPGITEVGHQIYDLHMWVFYICVVTGIVVFGVMFYSVFAYRKERHQEPATFHENTRVEIAWTIVPFLILLFMAVPATKTLIEIYDTDDADLDILITGYQWKWKYEYINPEGDNISFFSNLSTDGAEIANTEAKGSNYLLEVDEPVVIPVNKKVRFLVTANDVLHAWWVPALAVKRDAIPGFINESWTKATETGVFRGQCAELCGRNHGFMPIVVNVVEEPEYKAWLAEKQAASAEVKALMAKDFSLDELVERGKSVYTTACAACHGANGEGGIGNAIAGSAIATGPIKDHIDRIVNGVAGTAMPAFGSQLNEVDIAAVITYQRNAFGNNMGDMLQPVDIYNFKKGQ, encoded by the coding sequence ATGTATTTAGAAGCGAAACGGCTGCTTAAGCTGGCGCTTAGTCCTGTGCTAATGCTGCTAAGTCTGTTCAGTACCGGCGCATGGGCCGAGCAGGTTGAGCGTTGGCAAACCAATATGACCCCAGGTATTACCGAGGTTGGTCATCAAATTTACGATTTGCATATGTGGGTTTTCTACATTTGCGTCGTAACAGGCATAGTGGTTTTTGGCGTGATGTTTTATTCGGTATTTGCATACCGTAAAGAGCGTCACCAGGAGCCGGCAACTTTTCACGAAAATACCCGCGTGGAAATTGCTTGGACCATAGTTCCATTTCTGATCCTGTTGTTTATGGCTGTTCCAGCTACAAAAACACTGATCGAAATCTACGACACCGATGACGCTGATCTCGACATCCTGATCACCGGCTACCAGTGGAAGTGGAAATATGAATATATCAATCCTGAAGGCGACAATATAAGTTTCTTTTCTAACTTGTCGACCGACGGCGCCGAAATTGCAAATACAGAGGCCAAAGGCTCTAACTATTTGTTAGAAGTTGATGAGCCCGTCGTTATTCCAGTTAACAAGAAAGTACGCTTTCTTGTTACAGCCAACGACGTATTGCACGCTTGGTGGGTGCCGGCACTGGCTGTGAAGCGCGATGCTATTCCTGGTTTCATCAACGAATCGTGGACTAAAGCGACTGAAACCGGCGTTTTCCGCGGTCAGTGTGCTGAGCTTTGCGGTCGCAACCACGGCTTTATGCCCATTGTGGTTAACGTTGTTGAAGAGCCTGAGTACAAAGCGTGGTTAGCCGAGAAGCAAGCGGCCTCAGCTGAGGTTAAAGCATTGATGGCGAAAGACTTCTCTTTGGATGAGTTGGTTGAGCGCGGTAAGTCGGTTTACACCACTGCTTGCGCGGCATGTCATGGCGCGAATGGTGAGGGTGGCATAGGTAATGCTATTGCTGGCAGTGCTATTGCGACTGGGCCAATAAAAGATCATATCGACCGCATCGTAAACGGTGTAGCTGGCACAGCGATGCCGGCATTTGGTAGCCAGCTAAATGAAGTGGATATAGCTGCGGTTATTACCTACCAGCGCAACGCGTTCGGCAACAACATGGGTGACATGTTGCAGCCGGTTGATATTTACAATTTCAAGAAAGGTCAGTAG
- a CDS encoding MATE family efflux transporter, translating into MQHASRRIRALSGPMILANLSVPLLGIVDTAILGHLNDSRYLSAVAISSSLLAFLYWGFGFLRMGTTGASAQAHNHNESAGLLIKALAFSWVIAIFILFAGHSLSHIGLSLMNANDSLMPLAQSYLHIRLYSAPAVLGTYVVVGWQIGQQQTRWPLAIALTSNIINIALDYVFVIKLNLYSDGAAVASAISEYCGFGLALWSVRSPLKHISKLGISHAWLQGPKLKQLLTSNFQLFIRTAALLFSFAFFTAQSATLGQNQLAANAILIQLMMISAYGLDGFAHAAEALVGEAYRRRDRALLITTCLACAKYCAVTAVMASAALFIFKSAIIGVMTDLPVVGQLVRQYYYWIIWLPLLCAPSYLLDGIYIGSLKTQTMQWCMLFCVSAVYLPLWAATQNWGNQGLWLAFSAFNLARGLSLALLFPYSILKNIPSR; encoded by the coding sequence ATGCAACACGCCAGCCGCCGTATCCGAGCACTTTCCGGGCCAATGATCCTTGCGAATCTGTCTGTGCCACTACTGGGTATTGTAGATACGGCTATTCTTGGTCACCTGAATGATAGTCGCTATTTAAGCGCGGTCGCCATCAGTAGCAGCTTGCTTGCCTTTTTATACTGGGGCTTTGGGTTTTTACGAATGGGCACCACGGGTGCCAGCGCACAAGCACATAACCACAACGAGAGCGCTGGCCTGCTAATAAAGGCACTGGCGTTTAGCTGGGTAATCGCAATATTTATATTATTTGCGGGTCACTCGCTAAGCCATATCGGCCTGTCGCTAATGAACGCCAACGACTCCTTAATGCCCCTAGCTCAAAGCTATCTGCACATCCGCCTATACAGTGCACCCGCCGTTTTGGGAACCTATGTGGTGGTTGGCTGGCAAATCGGCCAGCAGCAAACTCGCTGGCCGCTGGCGATTGCACTCACCAGCAACATCATCAATATCGCCCTAGACTATGTCTTTGTCATCAAACTCAATCTCTACAGCGATGGCGCGGCAGTCGCCAGCGCCATCAGCGAATATTGTGGCTTTGGCTTGGCACTTTGGTCGGTGCGCTCGCCACTGAAACACATCAGCAAACTCGGCATTAGCCATGCATGGCTACAAGGCCCGAAGCTTAAACAGCTACTTACTAGCAATTTTCAACTTTTCATTCGCACCGCGGCTCTATTATTTAGCTTTGCTTTTTTCACGGCCCAAAGTGCAACACTGGGCCAGAATCAACTCGCCGCGAACGCGATACTGATCCAATTAATGATGATTAGCGCCTACGGCTTGGATGGCTTTGCCCACGCGGCAGAAGCCTTGGTAGGGGAGGCCTATAGACGACGTGATAGGGCACTACTAATCACCACCTGCCTGGCCTGCGCTAAGTACTGCGCAGTAACCGCGGTAATGGCAAGCGCTGCGCTATTCATATTCAAGTCTGCCATTATCGGCGTCATGACAGATTTGCCAGTCGTCGGCCAACTAGTGCGCCAGTATTATTACTGGATAATCTGGCTGCCATTACTATGCGCACCCAGCTACCTCCTAGACGGCATATATATCGGCTCGCTAAAAACCCAGACCATGCAATGGTGCATGTTATTTTGCGTCAGCGCGGTGTACCTGCCGCTTTGGGCTGCCACCCAGAACTGGGGCAACCAAGGGCTCTGGCTTGCCTTTAGCGCATTCAATTTAGCTCGCGGCCTAAGCTTAGCCCTGTTGTTTCCCTACAGTATTCTTAAAAATATACCATCTCGGTAA